A portion of the Nitratidesulfovibrio termitidis HI1 genome contains these proteins:
- a CDS encoding ASKHA domain-containing protein yields MSPHSSSEQPPRTTKSATGPSTLATHPASGAVAEVTLPDGRIVHLPLPVQASSVAGPASTLAQLVWLSGQVDPPALCSGLGRCGRCAARFTRGAPAPHPADEAHFSPPELTDGWRLLCRHAPTVPDPSTQPSPPSQEIAPDGNAASTVGARCCMAFTLPAGSAPRRSRVADAPLPDAFWHDASRSDVSGSEQFPSTGATPAPATGAPLLLAIDLGTTTLHWSALTPDGRRVAHGAELNPQMGAGSEVMSRLAVASSPQGLAALHRLTLAAVARIAASLPAPVRALCVAGNSAMTAILLGRDVSGLAAAPYRLDYAGGTVESLPELSALAGVTDLADVADATAPAVAPEVWIPPQPAPFVGGDVGAGMTALLYGGLADMTDPAHAATSLSADAEPAHPALPRFPFLLADLGTNGEFVLATGPDSALVTSVALGPALEGIGLSCGGVAQPGAIVAFTLGPAGLVPTVLPEGDDAPVAPTHLCGTGYLSLLRVLLRAGLLDEDGRFVMEPHSPLARRLAASLVEVRGERRLPLPGGLHLSASDVEEVLKVKAAFSLAYERLLTEAGMPGTALDAVYLAGALGEHARPDDLETLGFLPAGVAGRTRAVGNASLRGAELLLLRPELRERINAWRTGCRVVDLTTASDFSAAFLRHMRFR; encoded by the coding sequence ATGTCCCCCCATTCTTCGTCAGAACAGCCGCCGCGCACCACCAAAAGCGCCACCGGACCGAGTACGCTGGCCACGCACCCTGCATCGGGCGCCGTGGCCGAGGTGACCCTGCCGGATGGACGCATCGTGCATCTGCCCCTGCCCGTGCAGGCGTCGTCCGTCGCAGGCCCGGCCAGCACCCTGGCCCAACTGGTGTGGCTGAGCGGCCAGGTGGACCCTCCCGCGCTGTGCTCCGGCCTTGGGCGCTGCGGTCGCTGCGCGGCGCGTTTCACGCGCGGCGCACCGGCACCCCACCCCGCCGACGAAGCCCATTTTTCTCCGCCAGAGCTGACCGACGGCTGGCGGCTGCTCTGCCGCCACGCCCCGACCGTGCCGGATCCATCGACACAACCATCGCCCCCTTCCCAGGAAATCGCCCCGGACGGAAACGCCGCCAGCACCGTGGGCGCGCGTTGCTGCATGGCCTTCACCCTGCCCGCCGGATCGGCCCCGCGCCGCTCGCGGGTGGCGGATGCGCCCCTGCCCGATGCATTCTGGCATGATGCGTCCCGGTCCGATGTGTCCGGGTCCGAACAATTCCCATCGACCGGAGCCACTCCGGCCCCGGCAACCGGTGCGCCCCTGCTGCTGGCCATCGACCTTGGCACCACCACCCTGCACTGGTCGGCCCTGACGCCGGATGGTCGCAGGGTGGCCCACGGCGCGGAACTGAACCCCCAGATGGGTGCGGGCAGCGAGGTCATGTCCCGCCTGGCCGTGGCCTCGTCACCGCAAGGGCTGGCCGCCCTGCATCGCCTTACCCTGGCCGCCGTGGCCCGCATTGCCGCCAGCCTGCCCGCCCCGGTACGCGCGTTGTGCGTGGCGGGCAACTCGGCCATGACCGCCATCCTGCTGGGGCGCGACGTGTCCGGCCTTGCCGCCGCCCCCTACCGCCTGGACTATGCGGGCGGCACCGTGGAAAGCCTGCCGGAACTGTCCGCCCTGGCTGGCGTTACCGACCTTGCCGACGTGGCCGACGCAACTGCCCCCGCCGTCGCGCCCGAGGTATGGATTCCCCCGCAGCCCGCACCCTTCGTGGGCGGTGACGTGGGGGCGGGCATGACGGCACTGCTGTACGGCGGACTCGCCGACATGACCGACCCTGCTCACGCAGCAACGTCCCTGTCGGCAGATGCCGAACCGGCGCACCCTGCCTTGCCCCGCTTTCCCTTCCTGCTGGCGGACCTGGGCACCAACGGAGAATTCGTGCTGGCCACCGGGCCGGACAGCGCGCTGGTGACCAGCGTGGCCCTTGGCCCCGCGCTGGAGGGCATCGGCCTGTCCTGCGGCGGGGTAGCCCAGCCGGGGGCCATTGTCGCCTTCACCCTCGGCCCCGCCGGGCTTGTGCCCACCGTGCTGCCGGAAGGCGACGACGCCCCCGTCGCTCCCACCCACCTGTGCGGCACGGGCTATCTTTCGCTGCTCCGGGTGCTGTTGCGCGCCGGACTGCTTGACGAAGACGGCCGCTTCGTGATGGAACCGCATTCCCCGCTGGCGCGCCGACTTGCCGCATCGCTGGTCGAAGTGCGCGGCGAACGACGCCTGCCCCTGCCAGGGGGCTTGCATCTTTCCGCGAGCGACGTAGAAGAGGTGTTGAAGGTGAAGGCCGCCTTCTCCCTGGCCTACGAGCGGCTGCTGACGGAAGCCGGCATGCCCGGAACGGCGCTGGACGCCGTGTACCTTGCCGGGGCGCTGGGCGAACATGCCCGCCCCGATGACCTCGAAACACTGGGATTTCTGCCCGCAGGGGTAGCCGGGCGCACGCGGGCCGTGGGCAACGCCTCGCTACGCGGGGCGGAACTGCTGCTGCTGCGGCCCGAACTGCGCGAGCGCATCAATGCATGGCGCACCGGCTGCCGGGTGGTGGACCTGACCACCGCCAGCGATTTTTCCGCCGCGTTCCTGCGCCACATGCGCTTTCGCTGA
- a CDS encoding small ribosomal subunit Rsm22 family protein, whose translation MHHLFAALSPEYRQRLESLPTALDTVAPLRTAHRRDLPMAIRDLSLVLTSERGSLSDPYWAAPRLLSAYLRYFMPWNLVRLGRLLPSLELVDREALLERPLILDLGSGPLTLPLALWLARPDLRTLPLTFLCADIAPHPLEVGRELLQVIAGEESPWALRTLRAPMESALKEARGDAALILAGNVLNELKPRRDEPLEFRMEELAEMAGSALAHGGRILVIEPGTRLGARYVTLFRRAAMEVGLAPLAPCPHHDECPLLEQGGAGGWCHFTFPIQGAPTWLEELSRRAKLEKGTASLSFVLLGEADKVTAPRNTIRIISDAFPLPGRREPVRYACSERGLALLHDARHVHSGTAIDITWPEVEHRDRKSGALELEWTPPSRDGKATGAAGTASAAGKTPRGKADPGDRGGKPMRGKAAGRGTQILDEGDDTQPAFLMEGAPQWDAPVAAGAGTEGEDVDGPDAHDAYDGHDPSEPNGNRADGPDHGATYGQMFANQPHGGRAAQRRGMPRFGARRGRILDDGFGEPFSGGAAGDSGTGYGARRRGGLPDDFGNRAEPGGRRNGRTDRTGRDGGTGMRKTGRGAGQPDGQRADRRERHPDGQRADRRQSHPDGQQGNQRGQWANRRLRRDEQANAGQGQHGPNPTAQRAQNAWDDAGDGTPSARQEQHQGRGQRPALGDRDGQQRIQGRSQRPFGNARRQRPDGPQEGRREGRDDNARQPRPQRQDGHQERGQERRPNRVDRMERGERNERGGERHDRSQRHPGARSETPRDRRPDHRQERPADARPNTRPDARPDARPDAPRDFGGQQRPDEGRKGKPRRHFDREGRPGGQQGRDGRAPRRPDERRPDERRPDERRPDERRPEGRGPAPRRDDGQQRPQQGRPGNRPERTGRGEHGERGGDQRNAPRNDRRPGGQVEQRTDRRPDRPERPEQRRDDRRDDRRDNRPDNADQHHARRRKPRRDD comes from the coding sequence ATGCACCATCTTTTCGCCGCCCTGTCCCCGGAATACCGGCAGCGCCTGGAATCCCTTCCCACTGCGCTGGACACCGTGGCCCCGTTGCGCACCGCGCATCGCCGCGACCTGCCCATGGCCATCCGCGACCTGTCGCTGGTGCTCACCAGCGAGCGCGGGTCGCTCTCCGATCCCTACTGGGCGGCCCCTCGCCTGCTTTCCGCCTACCTGCGCTACTTCATGCCGTGGAACCTCGTGCGCCTTGGCCGCCTGCTGCCCTCGCTGGAACTGGTGGACCGCGAAGCCCTGCTGGAACGCCCGCTGATCCTCGACCTGGGCAGCGGCCCGCTGACCCTGCCGCTGGCCCTGTGGCTGGCCCGCCCCGACCTGCGCACCCTGCCGCTGACCTTCCTGTGCGCGGACATCGCCCCTCACCCGCTGGAAGTGGGCCGCGAACTGCTGCAGGTCATCGCGGGCGAGGAATCACCCTGGGCGCTGCGCACCCTGCGTGCCCCCATGGAATCGGCCCTGAAGGAGGCGCGCGGCGACGCGGCGCTGATCCTGGCGGGCAACGTGCTGAACGAACTGAAGCCCCGCCGCGACGAACCGCTGGAATTCCGCATGGAGGAACTGGCCGAGATGGCCGGGTCCGCACTGGCCCACGGGGGCCGCATCCTGGTCATCGAGCCGGGCACCCGCCTGGGTGCGCGCTACGTCACCCTGTTCCGCCGCGCAGCCATGGAGGTGGGGCTTGCCCCGCTGGCCCCCTGCCCCCACCACGACGAATGCCCCCTGCTGGAACAGGGCGGCGCGGGCGGCTGGTGCCACTTCACCTTCCCCATCCAGGGCGCGCCCACATGGCTGGAAGAACTGAGCCGCCGGGCCAAGCTGGAAAAGGGCACGGCCAGCCTGTCTTTCGTGCTGCTGGGTGAGGCGGACAAGGTGACCGCGCCGCGCAACACCATCCGCATCATTTCCGACGCCTTCCCGCTGCCCGGTCGCCGCGAACCCGTGCGCTACGCCTGCTCCGAACGGGGGCTGGCCCTGCTGCACGACGCGCGGCACGTGCATTCCGGCACGGCTATCGACATTACCTGGCCGGAAGTGGAACACCGCGACCGCAAGTCGGGCGCTCTGGAACTGGAATGGACCCCGCCCAGCCGGGACGGCAAGGCGACGGGCGCAGCCGGTACCGCAAGCGCTGCGGGCAAGACACCCAGAGGCAAGGCCGATCCGGGTGACCGGGGTGGAAAACCCATGCGCGGCAAGGCTGCCGGGCGTGGGACACAAATACTCGACGAGGGGGACGACACGCAGCCAGCCTTCCTGATGGAAGGCGCGCCGCAGTGGGATGCGCCCGTTGCCGCCGGAGCCGGGACCGAAGGCGAAGATGTCGACGGGCCTGATGCCCATGACGCATATGACGGGCACGACCCGTCCGAGCCCAACGGCAACCGCGCCGATGGACCTGACCACGGCGCGACCTACGGTCAGATGTTCGCCAACCAGCCCCACGGGGGCAGGGCCGCGCAACGGCGCGGCATGCCCCGTTTCGGCGCACGACGTGGGCGCATCCTTGACGACGGATTCGGCGAACCGTTCAGCGGCGGTGCTGCGGGCGACAGCGGCACGGGCTATGGTGCCCGCCGCCGGGGTGGACTGCCCGATGATTTCGGCAACCGCGCGGAACCGGGTGGACGCCGCAACGGGCGAACCGATCGCACGGGGCGTGACGGGGGCACCGGCATGCGCAAGACCGGACGAGGCGCCGGGCAACCCGACGGGCAGCGTGCTGACCGGAGAGAACGTCACCCCGACGGGCAGCGTGCTGACCGGAGACAGAGTCACCCTGACGGGCAACAGGGCAACCAGCGCGGCCAGTGGGCCAACCGCCGCCTCCGGCGCGACGAGCAGGCCAACGCCGGGCAAGGGCAGCATGGCCCCAACCCAACGGCCCAGCGCGCCCAGAATGCGTGGGACGACGCAGGCGATGGGACGCCATCCGCGCGGCAGGAACAGCATCAGGGCCGGGGGCAACGGCCAGCGCTCGGCGACCGCGACGGCCAGCAGCGCATCCAGGGCCGTTCGCAGCGCCCCTTCGGCAATGCCCGCCGCCAGAGGCCCGACGGCCCGCAGGAAGGACGACGCGAAGGCCGGGACGACAATGCCCGACAGCCGCGCCCCCAGCGGCAGGACGGCCATCAGGAACGCGGGCAGGAACGCCGCCCGAATCGGGTGGACCGCATGGAGCGGGGAGAACGGAACGAACGGGGCGGTGAACGCCACGACCGTTCCCAGCGCCACCCCGGTGCCCGTTCCGAGACCCCGCGCGACCGCAGGCCGGACCATCGGCAGGAGCGCCCCGCCGATGCCCGCCCCAATACCCGTCCGGATGCTCGGCCCGATGCACGGCCCGACGCCCCGCGCGATTTCGGAGGTCAGCAACGCCCCGACGAGGGCCGCAAGGGCAAGCCGCGCCGCCACTTCGACCGCGAAGGCAGGCCCGGCGGCCAGCAGGGCCGCGATGGCCGCGCGCCTCGCCGCCCTGATGAGCGTCGGCCAGATGAGCGTCGGCCAGATGAGCGTCGGCCTGATGAGCGTCGTCCGGAAGGGCGCGGCCCCGCACCCCGGCGCGACGACGGGCAGCAGCGTCCGCAGCAGGGGCGTCCGGGCAACCGGCCCGAACGCACGGGGCGTGGAGAACACGGTGAGCGCGGCGGCGACCAGCGCAACGCGCCCCGCAACGATCGTCGCCCTGGCGGGCAGGTCGAACAGCGCACGGACCGGCGGCCAGATCGTCCCGAACGTCCGGAACAGCGTCGGGATGACCGGCGGGACGATCGCCGAGACAACAGGCCGGACAACGCGGATCAGCATCACGCCCGGCGGCGCAAGCCCCGGCGCGACGACTAG
- the fliM gene encoding flagellar motor switch protein FliM — protein MNKILAQDEVDALLRGLSGGEIESETDIPEDDSGIVPFDLANQDRIIRGRMPVLEIVNDRFARLCTNALSNTVRKRVELNPISIDMTKFGDFMRSLPVPTSINIFKMEPLRGNAIIVVDSRLVFALVENFFGGAGSQPKIEGREFTRIEQAIVDRVIKIALDNMEESWRPVHDVSLELVRSEINPQFAAIVPPSDVVVVITFEVELETAIGSMVICLPYATIEPIRSKLHASFQTERLEVDHAWVSRLKERLMETPVNLKIHFGESKITGNQLLRLQVGDVLLLDTDTDDLLECTVQGVTKFWGISGTVKANKAFQIIKEEEPRYT, from the coding sequence ATGAACAAGATTCTGGCGCAGGACGAGGTCGATGCACTGCTCCGCGGCCTTTCCGGCGGCGAGATAGAGAGCGAGACCGACATTCCCGAGGACGACTCGGGCATCGTTCCGTTCGACCTCGCCAACCAGGACCGCATCATTCGCGGTCGCATGCCGGTTCTTGAAATCGTCAATGACCGGTTTGCGCGGCTGTGCACCAACGCGCTGTCCAACACGGTGCGCAAGCGGGTGGAGTTGAACCCCATCTCCATCGACATGACCAAGTTCGGCGACTTCATGCGTTCGCTGCCGGTGCCCACCAGCATCAACATCTTCAAGATGGAACCGCTGCGCGGCAACGCCATCATCGTGGTGGACTCGCGCCTGGTCTTCGCCCTGGTGGAAAATTTCTTCGGCGGCGCGGGCAGCCAGCCCAAGATCGAAGGCCGCGAATTCACGCGCATCGAGCAGGCCATTGTGGACAGGGTGATCAAGATCGCCCTGGACAACATGGAAGAATCGTGGCGTCCGGTGCACGACGTGAGCCTTGAACTGGTGCGCTCCGAGATCAACCCCCAGTTCGCGGCCATCGTGCCGCCCAGCGACGTGGTGGTGGTGATCACCTTCGAGGTGGAACTGGAGACGGCCATCGGCTCCATGGTCATCTGCCTGCCGTACGCCACCATCGAACCCATCCGCTCCAAGCTGCACGCCAGCTTCCAGACCGAACGGCTGGAAGTGGACCACGCCTGGGTTTCGCGTCTGAAAGAGCGACTGATGGAAACCCCGGTGAACCTCAAGATTCACTTCGGCGAGTCCAAGATCACCGGCAACCAGCTGTTGCGGTTGCAGGTGGGCGACGTGCTGCTGCTGGATACCGACACCGACGACCTGCTGGAATGCACCGTGCAGGGGGTGACCAAGTTCTGGGGCATTTCCGGCACGGTGAAGGCCAACAAGGCCTTCCAGATCATCAAGGAAGAAGAGCCGCGCTACACCTGA
- the lipA gene encoding lipoyl synthase, which yields MSVPGNSAPSLRIPPWLRVKLPCSHTYGDTRSLVDDLRLNTVCQSAKCPNMFECFSSGTATFLILGNVCTRNCAFCNITPGQAAPPDPDEPRRVAEGAARLGLSHVVVTSVTRDDLPDGGSAHFASTVRALRAALPAAQNGQPATIEVLIPDFRGSRAALGAVLDAAPDIINHNVETPPAHYPRIRPQADYAQSLELLARVRAAGAIAKSGLMVGLGETDDEVRATLADLAATGCHIATIGQYMRPSRNHPPVERYVHPDVFESYAAHGHALGIPHVFSAPLVRSSYNARAAYDALQQLRKTPTPA from the coding sequence ATGTCTGTACCCGGCAATTCCGCGCCATCTTTGCGGATTCCGCCGTGGCTGCGGGTCAAGCTGCCCTGTAGCCACACCTACGGAGACACCCGTTCGCTGGTGGACGACCTGCGCCTGAACACCGTGTGTCAGAGCGCCAAGTGCCCGAACATGTTCGAGTGCTTCTCTTCGGGGACGGCCACGTTCCTCATCCTGGGCAACGTGTGCACGCGCAACTGCGCCTTCTGCAACATCACCCCCGGCCAGGCAGCGCCGCCCGACCCGGACGAACCCCGCCGCGTGGCCGAAGGCGCCGCGCGACTGGGCCTTTCGCACGTGGTGGTCACCTCCGTTACCCGCGACGACCTGCCAGACGGCGGCTCCGCCCACTTCGCGTCCACGGTGCGCGCCCTGCGCGCCGCCCTGCCCGCCGCGCAGAACGGCCAGCCCGCCACCATAGAGGTGCTGATACCCGACTTTCGCGGCAGCCGGGCCGCGCTGGGCGCCGTGCTGGACGCCGCGCCGGACATCATCAACCACAACGTGGAAACCCCTCCCGCGCACTACCCGCGCATCCGCCCGCAGGCCGACTACGCCCAGAGCCTGGAACTGCTGGCCCGCGTGCGCGCCGCCGGGGCCATTGCCAAAAGCGGGCTGATGGTGGGCCTGGGTGAAACCGACGACGAGGTGCGCGCCACCCTGGCCGACCTTGCCGCCACGGGCTGCCACATCGCCACCATCGGCCAGTACATGCGCCCCAGCCGCAACCACCCGCCCGTCGAACGCTACGTGCACCCCGATGTCTTCGAAAGCTACGCCGCCCACGGCCACGCCCTCGGCATCCCCCACGTGTTCTCCGCCCCCCTCGTGCGCAGTAGCTACAACGCCCGCGCCGCCTACGACGCCTTGCAGCAGTTGAGGAAAACCCCAACCCCGGCATGA
- a CDS encoding MiaB/RimO family radical SAM methylthiotransferase yields MSGHAFFALTLGCKINQYETEAVREAWLARGWREAADPADADVLLINSCAVTARAVADVRQAVARMHRAAPQGRIVVTGCAAQVLRDDIAALPGVADVVGQQAKVSLLRYDPGRGAAGAHEVSGGGSSDGGDDLSVDAAAFPAFRIDGFTRSRPVLKVQDGCSHRCTYCIVPLARGAARSRDPREALAEARRLLDAGFRELIVSGVNLRQYGRDLPGGGPDFWELLAFLERELAPQWAGRARLRISSLEPGQLGERALDVLAESRLVAPQLHLSLQSGSPGVLRRMGRGHYRPAPLLDFVRELAEVWPLFGLGADILTGFPGETDAEFGETLDFVRALPLTYAHVFPYSRRPGTPAAVMEGQLPQEVKKRRAAELRGAVAAKKATFLQRLLDEPRLLVAPEGARGVKGVCEFYAECRFTGGRRLAAQAAQGGQHQGPGDLVAVRPLGVERDSLLVEMV; encoded by the coding sequence ATGAGCGGGCACGCCTTTTTCGCGCTGACGCTGGGCTGCAAGATCAACCAGTACGAGACGGAGGCCGTGCGCGAGGCATGGCTGGCGCGTGGTTGGCGCGAGGCCGCCGACCCCGCCGATGCCGACGTGCTGCTGATCAACTCGTGCGCTGTCACCGCGCGCGCCGTGGCCGACGTGCGGCAGGCCGTGGCCCGCATGCACCGGGCCGCGCCGCAGGGGCGCATCGTGGTTACCGGTTGCGCGGCGCAGGTTCTGCGCGACGATATTGCCGCGCTGCCCGGCGTGGCCGACGTGGTGGGGCAACAGGCCAAGGTCTCGCTGTTGCGCTACGACCCGGGACGAGGCGCGGCGGGGGCGCATGAGGTCAGCGGGGGGGGCAGCAGCGACGGGGGCGACGACCTTTCCGTTGACGCCGCCGCGTTCCCGGCCTTCCGCATCGACGGATTCACCCGGTCACGCCCGGTGCTCAAGGTGCAGGACGGCTGTTCGCACCGCTGCACCTACTGCATCGTGCCGCTGGCGCGCGGCGCGGCACGCAGCCGCGACCCGCGCGAGGCGCTGGCGGAGGCGCGCCGCCTGCTGGATGCGGGGTTTCGCGAACTCATCGTCTCCGGCGTGAACCTGCGCCAGTACGGGCGCGACCTGCCCGGCGGCGGGCCGGACTTCTGGGAGCTGCTGGCCTTTCTGGAGCGCGAGCTTGCCCCGCAGTGGGCGGGGCGGGCGCGGCTGCGCATCAGTTCGCTTGAGCCTGGCCAGCTTGGCGAGCGCGCGCTGGACGTGCTGGCCGAAAGCCGTCTGGTGGCCCCGCAACTGCACCTTTCGTTGCAGAGCGGCAGCCCCGGCGTGTTGCGCCGCATGGGGCGGGGGCATTATCGGCCCGCGCCGCTGCTGGATTTCGTGCGCGAGTTGGCCGAGGTGTGGCCGCTGTTCGGCCTTGGCGCGGACATCCTGACCGGCTTTCCCGGCGAGACGGACGCGGAGTTTGGCGAGACGCTGGATTTCGTGAGGGCGTTGCCGCTGACCTATGCGCACGTGTTTCCGTATTCGCGCAGGCCGGGCACCCCGGCGGCGGTGATGGAGGGGCAACTGCCGCAAGAGGTGAAGAAGCGCCGGGCGGCGGAGCTGCGCGGCGCGGTGGCGGCGAAGAAGGCCACGTTCCTGCAGCGCCTGCTGGATGAACCGCGCCTGCTGGTGGCCCCGGAGGGTGCGCGTGGCGTGAAGGGCGTGTGCGAGTTTTACGCCGAGTGCCGGTTCACCGGCGGGCGACGGCTGGCTGCGCAGGCGGCACAGGGCGGGCAGCATCAAGGCCCCGGCGATCTGGTGGCTGTGCGTCCCCTTGGCGTTGAGCGAGACAGCCTGCTGGTGGAGATGGTGTAG
- a CDS encoding sensor domain-containing diguanylate cyclase → MPITIRRTLRIYTTILVALPLCVSAAVFYFFMRENSIHDAYERMTWETTTLSNSLEMWSNDRIGDIEHVALSASLTKNETDGIAWILKSFVNSHRDFTSIVLIDSMGNITLGSEPDMHAYIGDRNYFIRAMKGTPTISQVLQSRLTGKPILVIAHPVRDVQERIYGVVAGVVNIDTLFRMFAISDKRNPWSPFLLAADSRTLLQDMGKGQPFAVPQDAGGGSSPPIYTNNNGVLVVGSSQLLKNDQWLLVREKPMAEILGGMHQILLTLAAASLTSLLILRPLLMRLSASITRPVQAISEMSTHMLTGEHNQTCPAIDTRQTPEELATLYGNFCQMADRISSYVHELEVYTSTDALTGLGNRRSLDEEGTRIVESCSRANSECACLVLDIDHFKKINDTYGHQTGDIALRNIAETIRKNARKADFTARMGGEEFAIISANTTLEQALVLAERVRADVERAVVTHKGNSFSMTISIGVAPLSDGCAFGTTLLENMIGKADCALYKAKANGRNRVETWQDADADTAAACNRHA, encoded by the coding sequence ATGCCCATCACCATACGTCGGACATTACGCATATACACTACAATTCTCGTAGCCCTGCCGTTGTGTGTTTCGGCAGCGGTCTTCTATTTCTTCATGCGCGAAAACAGCATCCACGACGCGTACGAACGCATGACATGGGAAACAACAACCCTGAGCAATTCTTTGGAAATGTGGTCAAATGACCGTATAGGCGACATCGAGCACGTTGCCCTTTCCGCATCGCTCACGAAAAACGAGACCGATGGCATAGCATGGATTTTAAAGTCGTTCGTCAATTCGCACCGGGACTTTACGAGTATCGTGCTCATTGACAGCATGGGGAACATCACCCTCGGCAGCGAACCGGATATGCACGCATACATCGGAGACCGAAATTACTTCATCCGCGCCATGAAGGGTACCCCAACCATTTCTCAAGTATTGCAAAGCCGACTGACCGGAAAACCCATCCTCGTCATCGCGCATCCTGTCAGGGATGTTCAGGAACGCATTTATGGCGTTGTGGCCGGAGTGGTCAACATTGATACCCTGTTCCGCATGTTCGCCATCTCGGACAAGCGCAATCCGTGGTCACCGTTTCTGCTGGCTGCAGACAGTCGCACCCTTTTGCAGGACATGGGCAAGGGCCAGCCGTTTGCAGTGCCGCAAGATGCCGGAGGCGGCAGTTCTCCGCCCATCTACACAAACAACAATGGCGTTCTGGTCGTTGGCTCCAGCCAGTTGCTCAAGAACGACCAATGGCTTCTGGTACGCGAAAAGCCCATGGCAGAAATACTTGGCGGCATGCACCAGATACTGTTGACCCTTGCCGCCGCGTCGCTGACCTCTCTGTTGATCCTGAGGCCGCTCCTGATGCGTCTTTCCGCCTCCATCACAAGGCCCGTGCAAGCCATATCGGAAATGTCCACCCATATGCTGACTGGTGAGCACAACCAGACCTGCCCGGCTATCGATACCCGGCAGACGCCAGAGGAACTCGCCACACTTTATGGCAACTTTTGCCAGATGGCGGACAGGATATCCAGCTACGTGCACGAATTGGAGGTATATACGTCCACCGACGCCCTGACGGGCCTCGGCAACCGACGCAGCCTGGATGAAGAGGGCACCCGGATTGTCGAATCGTGCAGTCGGGCGAACAGCGAGTGCGCCTGCCTTGTGCTGGACATTGATCACTTCAAGAAGATCAATGACACTTACGGGCACCAGACGGGCGATATTGCGCTGCGCAACATAGCAGAGACAATCAGGAAAAATGCCAGAAAGGCAGATTTCACAGCGAGAATGGGGGGCGAGGAATTCGCCATCATATCGGCCAACACCACGCTGGAACAGGCCCTGGTGCTGGCCGAACGCGTGCGGGCAGACGTAGAGCGCGCGGTAGTGACGCATAAAGGCAACAGCTTTTCCATGACCATCAGCATCGGTGTTGCTCCTCTGTCTGACGGATGCGCCTTCGGCACCACCCTGCTTGAGAACATGATCGGCAAGGCCGACTGTGCTCTGTATAAGGCCAAGGCCAACGGCAGGAATCGCGTGGAAACATGGCAGGATGCCGATGCGGACACCGCCGCGGCATGCAACCGCCACGCGTAG
- the lipB gene encoding lipoyl(octanoyl) transferase LipB — translation MNIIDLGLIRYAEADALQRARLEEVAAGAEETLYLLEHHPVITLGRNGGGENLHVGREWLAAQSIDLVQSSRGGNITCHFPGQLVAYPVFRVAKRPGGLRQMFHDLEEVVITTLAHFGLTAARWEGRPGVWIENRKICSIGMAVRRWTSYHGFALNVARDLSLFEMITLCGLPDAQATSLHRELGGDSPSMQEVKDVCTRQFRAIFADSAVAAGQAAL, via the coding sequence ATGAACATCATCGACCTGGGCCTCATCCGCTACGCAGAGGCCGACGCCCTGCAACGGGCACGGCTGGAGGAAGTGGCGGCGGGGGCGGAAGAAACCCTGTACCTGCTGGAGCACCACCCGGTGATCACCCTTGGCCGCAACGGCGGGGGCGAAAACCTGCACGTGGGCCGCGAATGGCTGGCCGCGCAGTCCATAGACCTTGTGCAGTCCTCGCGCGGGGGCAACATCACCTGCCATTTCCCCGGCCAGCTGGTGGCCTACCCGGTGTTCCGGGTGGCCAAACGGCCCGGCGGCCTGCGCCAGATGTTCCACGATCTGGAAGAGGTGGTCATCACCACGCTGGCCCACTTCGGGCTGACCGCTGCCCGCTGGGAAGGCCGCCCCGGCGTATGGATCGAAAACCGCAAGATCTGCTCCATCGGCATGGCCGTGCGCCGCTGGACCTCGTACCACGGGTTCGCCCTGAACGTGGCCCGCGACCTGTCCCTTTTCGAAATGATCACCCTGTGCGGCCTGCCCGACGCGCAAGCCACGTCGCTGCACCGCGAACTGGGCGGCGATTCCCCATCCATGCAGGAGGTAAAGGATGTCTGTACCCGGCAATTCCGCGCCATCTTTGCGGATTCCGCCGTGGCTGCGGGTCAAGCTGCCCTGTAG